In a single window of the Cupriavidus sp. P-10 genome:
- the rpe gene encoding ribulose-phosphate 3-epimerase — protein MTQPTFRIAPSILSADFARLGEEVRRVTEAGADWIHFDVMDNHYVPNLTVGPLVCEAIRPHVTAPIDVHLMVRPVDRIIPDFAKAGANIITFHPEASEHVDRSLALIRDHGCQAGLVFNPATPLHHLDHVMDRLDVILLMSVNPGFGGQSFIPETLNKLRAVRQRIDEYTARTGRTILLEVDGGVKVDNIAEIAAAGADTFVAGSAVFGKPDADGGYRGIISALRGELAKAGQ, from the coding sequence ATGACCCAGCCCACCTTCCGCATCGCCCCGTCCATCCTGTCCGCCGACTTCGCCCGCCTGGGCGAGGAAGTCCGCCGCGTGACCGAGGCCGGCGCCGACTGGATCCACTTCGACGTGATGGACAACCATTACGTGCCCAACCTGACCGTGGGCCCGCTGGTGTGCGAGGCGATCCGTCCCCATGTGACCGCCCCCATCGACGTGCACCTGATGGTGCGCCCGGTGGACCGGATCATCCCGGACTTTGCCAAGGCCGGCGCCAATATCATCACCTTCCACCCGGAAGCCAGCGAACACGTCGACCGCTCGCTCGCGCTGATCCGCGATCACGGCTGCCAGGCCGGCCTGGTGTTCAACCCGGCCACGCCGCTGCACCACCTGGATCACGTGATGGACCGCCTGGACGTGATCCTGCTGATGTCGGTCAACCCGGGCTTCGGCGGCCAGTCGTTCATCCCCGAGACGCTGAACAAGCTGCGCGCCGTGCGCCAGCGCATCGACGAATACACGGCCCGCACCGGCCGCACCATCCTGCTGGAAGTGGACGGCGGCGTGAAGGTCGACAATATCGCCGAGATCGCCGCGGCCGGTGCCGACACTTTCGTGGCCGGTTCCGCCGTGTTCGGCAAGCCGGATGCGGACGGCGGCTACCGCGGCATCATCTCGGCACTGCGCGGCGAACTGGCCAAGGCCGGGCAATGA
- the gph gene encoding phosphoglycolate phosphatase (PGP is an essential enzyme in the glycolate salvage pathway in higher organisms (photorespiration in plants). Phosphoglycolate results from the oxidase activity of RubisCO in the Calvin cycle when concentrations of carbon dioxide are low relative to oxygen. This enzyme is a member of the Haloacid Dehalogenase (HAD) superfamily of aspartate-nucleophile hydrolase enzymes (PF00702).) — protein sequence MTEGLALRRTDWSGIEGVIVDLDGTMVDTAGDFHASINAMLLSLGRQHPNLGPVAPMSGQEIVSYVGKGSENLIRRVLDARFSPLHANSLFADAYALYDREYIRINGQFSQVYPGVREGLAAMKAAGLRLACVTNKPHSFTEPLLAKTGLAPYFELVYGGDAFQLRKPDPFPLLKVAEVFRLDPSAMAALGDSENDAQAARAAGMGVLLVPYGYNHGNPVQAVEADGIVDTIAHAAALFAAHRAGHR from the coding sequence ATGACCGAAGGCCTGGCACTGCGCCGCACCGACTGGAGCGGCATCGAAGGGGTGATCGTCGACCTCGACGGCACCATGGTCGATACGGCGGGCGACTTCCACGCCTCGATCAACGCCATGCTGCTGTCGCTGGGCCGCCAGCACCCCAACCTGGGACCGGTGGCGCCGATGTCCGGGCAGGAGATCGTCAGCTACGTCGGCAAGGGCTCGGAAAACCTGATCCGGCGCGTGCTGGACGCGCGCTTCTCGCCGCTGCACGCCAACAGCCTCTTTGCCGATGCCTACGCGCTGTATGACCGCGAGTACATCCGCATCAACGGGCAGTTCTCGCAGGTCTATCCCGGCGTGCGCGAAGGCCTGGCGGCGATGAAGGCGGCCGGGCTGCGGCTGGCCTGCGTGACCAACAAGCCCCACAGCTTCACCGAGCCGCTGCTGGCCAAGACCGGGCTGGCGCCGTATTTCGAGCTGGTCTACGGCGGCGACGCGTTCCAGCTGCGCAAGCCCGACCCGTTCCCGCTGCTCAAGGTGGCGGAGGTGTTCAGGCTGGATCCGTCGGCAATGGCGGCCCTTGGCGACTCGGAAAACGACGCCCAGGCAGCCCGCGCGGCGGGCATGGGCGTGCTGCTGGTGCCCTATGGCTACAACCATGGCAATCCTGTACAAGCCGTCGAAGCCGATGGTATAGTCGACACCATTGCCCACGCCGCAGCGCTGTTTGCGGCACACCGGGCAGGTCATCGCTGA
- the trpE gene encoding anthranilate synthase component I, giving the protein MTELEFKSLADQGYNRIPLIAEAFADLETPLSLYLKLAQSQTRGVNTFLLESVVGGERFGRFSFIGLHARTLLRAFGERTEVVTDGKVVETHEGNPLDFIAEFESRFKVALRPGLPRFCGGLAGYFGYDAVRYIEKKLAGTQKPDDLNLPDIQLLLCEELAVIDNLSGKLYLIVYADSTTPEAYSRARQRLRELRMKLRQPVDVPVTSPSVQTEVYREFAKADYLNAVHKAKEYIMAGDMMQVQVGQRLMKPYRDSPLSLYRALRSLNPSPYMYFYNFGDFQVVGASPEILVRQEERKVGTNGDTRSEHIVTIRPLAGTRPRGNTPEKDAQLATELLNDPKEIAEHVMLIDLARNDIGRIAETGSVKVTDKMVIEKYSHVQHIVSSVEGTLREGMSNLDVLRATFPAGTLSGAPKVHAMEIIDELEPRKRGIYGGAVGYLSFGGEMDLAIAIRTGIIKDGNLYVQAAAGIVADSDPEAEWRETEAKARAVIRAAEQVQDGLDSDI; this is encoded by the coding sequence ATGACCGAACTGGAATTCAAATCGCTGGCCGACCAGGGCTACAACCGCATCCCGCTGATCGCCGAGGCCTTTGCCGACCTGGAAACGCCGCTGTCGCTGTACCTGAAGCTGGCCCAGTCGCAGACGCGCGGCGTCAACACCTTCCTGCTGGAATCGGTGGTCGGCGGCGAGCGCTTCGGGCGCTTTTCCTTCATCGGCCTGCATGCCCGCACGCTGCTGCGCGCCTTTGGCGAGCGCACCGAGGTGGTGACCGACGGCAAGGTGGTGGAAACGCATGAAGGCAATCCGCTCGACTTCATCGCCGAGTTCGAAAGCCGCTTCAAGGTGGCGCTGCGCCCGGGCCTGCCCCGCTTCTGCGGCGGCCTGGCCGGCTACTTCGGCTATGACGCGGTGCGCTATATCGAGAAGAAGCTCGCGGGCACGCAGAAGCCCGACGACCTGAACCTGCCCGATATCCAGTTGCTGCTATGCGAAGAGCTGGCGGTAATCGACAACCTGTCGGGCAAGCTCTACCTGATCGTCTACGCCGACTCGACCACGCCCGAAGCGTATTCCCGTGCCCGCCAGCGCCTGCGCGAGTTGCGCATGAAGCTGCGCCAGCCGGTCGACGTACCGGTGACCAGCCCGTCGGTGCAGACCGAGGTCTACCGCGAATTCGCCAAGGCGGACTACCTGAACGCCGTGCACAAGGCCAAGGAATACATCATGGCCGGCGACATGATGCAGGTGCAGGTCGGCCAGCGGCTGATGAAGCCCTACCGCGACTCGCCGCTGTCGCTGTACCGCGCGCTGCGTTCGCTGAACCCGTCGCCGTACATGTATTTCTATAACTTCGGCGATTTCCAGGTGGTGGGCGCCTCGCCGGAAATCCTGGTGCGCCAGGAAGAACGCAAGGTCGGCACCAATGGCGACACCCGCAGCGAACACATCGTCACCATCCGCCCGCTGGCCGGCACCCGCCCGCGCGGCAATACACCGGAGAAGGACGCCCAGCTCGCCACCGAGCTGCTGAACGATCCCAAGGAGATCGCCGAGCACGTGATGCTGATCGACCTGGCGCGCAACGATATCGGCCGCATCGCCGAGACCGGCTCGGTCAAGGTCACCGACAAGATGGTGATCGAGAAGTACTCGCACGTGCAGCACATCGTTAGCTCGGTCGAAGGCACCCTGCGTGAAGGCATGAGCAACCTGGACGTGCTGCGCGCGACCTTCCCGGCCGGCACGCTGTCGGGCGCGCCCAAGGTCCATGCGATGGAGATCATCGACGAACTGGAGCCGCGCAAGCGCGGCATCTACGGCGGCGCGGTGGGCTACCTGTCGTTCGGCGGCGAGATGGACCTCGCCATTGCCATCCGCACCGGCATCATCAAGGACGGCAACCTCTACGTGCAGGCCGCCGCCGGCATCGTTGCAGATTCGGATCCCGAAGCCGAATGGAGGGAAACCGAAGCCAAGGCGCGCGCCGTGATCCGCGCCGCCGAGCAGGTCCAGGATGGCCTGGACTCCGACATCTGA
- a CDS encoding aminodeoxychorismate/anthranilate synthase component II, which translates to MLLMIDNYDSFTYNLVQYFGELGVDVRTYRNDEITIEEIESMKPDHICVSPGPCSPKEAGISVAALQHFAGKVPMLGVCLGHQAIGEAFGGKVIRAKQVMHGKVSTIETTQQGVFSGLPKHFDVTRYHSLAIERETLPDCLEITAWTPDGEIMGVRHKTLAIEGVQFHPESILSEHGHAMLANFVKAPR; encoded by the coding sequence ATGCTGCTGATGATCGACAACTACGATTCGTTTACCTACAACCTGGTCCAATACTTTGGCGAACTGGGCGTGGACGTGCGCACCTACCGCAACGACGAGATCACCATTGAAGAGATCGAGTCGATGAAGCCCGACCATATCTGTGTCTCGCCCGGCCCGTGCAGCCCGAAGGAAGCCGGCATCTCGGTGGCGGCGCTGCAGCACTTTGCCGGCAAGGTGCCGATGCTGGGCGTGTGCCTGGGCCACCAGGCCATCGGCGAAGCCTTTGGCGGCAAGGTGATCCGCGCCAAGCAGGTCATGCACGGCAAGGTCAGCACCATCGAAACCACGCAGCAAGGCGTGTTCAGCGGGCTGCCCAAGCACTTCGACGTGACGCGCTATCATTCCCTCGCGATCGAGCGCGAGACCCTGCCCGATTGCCTGGAGATCACCGCCTGGACCCCGGACGGCGAAATCATGGGCGTGCGCCACAAGACGCTCGCCATCGAAGGCGTGCAGTTCCACCCCGAGTCGATCCTGTCCGAGCATGGCCATGCGATGCTGGCCAACTTCGTCAAGGCGCCGCGATGA
- the trpD gene encoding anthranilate phosphoribosyltransferase: MITPQEALTRCIEHREIFHDEMLHLMRQIMQGQISPVMAAAILTGLRVKKETIGEISAAAQVMREFANKVVVKDRENFVDIVGTGGDGSHTFNISTASMFVAAAAGAKIAKHGNRGVSSKSGSADVLEALGVNIMLTPGQVGQCIEQTGIGFMFAPTHHPAMKNVAPIRKEMGVRTIFNILGPLTNPADAPNILMGVFHPDLVGIQVRVMQRLGAKHAIVVYGKDGMDEVSLGAATLVGELKDGEVREYEIHPEDFGLSMISNRGLKVADAGESKEMLLEALSNVPGTPREIVSLNAGTALYAANVADSVEDGIRRAREAIASGAAREKLDQFVHATQQFK, from the coding sequence ATGATCACGCCGCAAGAAGCCCTGACGCGCTGCATCGAGCACCGCGAAATCTTCCATGACGAGATGCTGCACCTGATGCGGCAGATCATGCAGGGGCAGATCTCGCCGGTGATGGCCGCCGCGATCCTGACCGGCCTGCGCGTCAAGAAGGAAACCATCGGCGAGATCTCGGCCGCCGCGCAGGTGATGCGCGAGTTCGCCAACAAGGTCGTGGTGAAGGACCGCGAGAACTTCGTCGACATCGTCGGCACCGGCGGCGACGGCTCGCATACCTTCAATATCTCGACCGCTTCGATGTTCGTCGCGGCGGCGGCCGGCGCAAAGATCGCCAAGCACGGCAACCGTGGCGTCAGCTCCAAGTCGGGTAGCGCCGACGTGCTGGAAGCGCTGGGCGTCAACATCATGCTGACGCCCGGGCAGGTCGGCCAGTGCATCGAGCAGACCGGCATCGGCTTCATGTTTGCGCCCACGCACCACCCGGCGATGAAGAATGTCGCGCCGATCCGCAAGGAAATGGGCGTGCGCACCATCTTCAATATCCTGGGCCCGCTGACCAACCCGGCCGATGCGCCCAATATCCTGATGGGCGTGTTCCACCCTGACCTGGTGGGCATCCAGGTGCGCGTGATGCAGCGCCTGGGCGCCAAACACGCCATCGTCGTCTACGGCAAGGACGGCATGGACGAGGTCTCGCTGGGTGCCGCCACGCTGGTCGGCGAACTGAAGGACGGCGAGGTGCGCGAGTACGAGATCCACCCCGAGGACTTCGGCCTGTCGATGATCTCCAACCGCGGCCTGAAGGTGGCCGATGCGGGGGAATCGAAGGAGATGTTGCTCGAAGCACTGTCCAACGTGCCTGGCACGCCGCGCGAGATCGTGTCCCTGAACGCCGGCACCGCGCTGTACGCCGCCAATGTGGCCGATTCGGTCGAGGACGGCATCCGCCGCGCGCGCGAGGCCATCGCCAGCGGCGCGGCGCGCGAGAAGCTCGACCAGTTCGTCCACGCCACGCAGCAGTTCAAATAA
- the trpC gene encoding indole-3-glycerol phosphate synthase TrpC: MSDILEKILAVKADEVAAARKKRDLPSLRAEAESLRNEAGLAPRGFERALRDKIAAGHAGVIAEVKKASPSKGVLRENFVPEAIAESYATHGAACLSVLTDVNFFQGHADYLKRARGACPLPALRKDFMVDLYQVYEARTWGADCILLIVAALDPGLMAELEACALELGMDVLVEVHGDDELDAALRLKTPLLGVNNRNLRTFEVSLDNTLDLLPHMQDGKLVVTESGILGPADVKRMRDANVHAFLVGEAFMRAPDPGVELARLFA, translated from the coding sequence ATGTCCGATATCCTGGAAAAAATCCTGGCCGTGAAGGCCGACGAAGTGGCCGCCGCGCGCAAGAAGCGCGACCTGCCCAGCCTGCGCGCCGAGGCCGAGAGCCTGCGCAACGAAGCGGGTCTGGCGCCGCGCGGTTTCGAGCGCGCGCTGCGCGACAAGATCGCGGCCGGCCATGCCGGTGTGATCGCGGAGGTGAAGAAGGCTTCGCCGTCGAAGGGCGTGCTGCGCGAGAACTTCGTGCCCGAAGCCATCGCCGAGAGCTACGCCACGCACGGCGCGGCGTGCCTGTCGGTGCTGACTGACGTGAACTTCTTCCAGGGCCATGCCGATTACCTGAAACGCGCCCGCGGCGCCTGCCCGCTGCCTGCGCTGCGCAAGGACTTCATGGTCGACCTGTACCAGGTCTACGAGGCCCGCACCTGGGGCGCCGACTGCATCCTGCTGATCGTCGCCGCGCTGGATCCGGGCCTGATGGCCGAGCTGGAAGCCTGCGCGCTGGAACTCGGCATGGACGTGCTGGTGGAAGTCCATGGCGACGACGAGCTGGATGCCGCGCTGCGGCTGAAGACGCCGCTGCTGGGCGTGAACAACCGCAACCTGCGCACGTTCGAGGTGTCGCTGGACAACACGCTGGACCTGCTGCCGCATATGCAGGATGGCAAGCTGGTGGTGACCGAATCGGGCATCCTCGGGCCGGCCGACGTGAAGCGCATGCGCGATGCCAATGTGCATGCGTTCCTGGTGGGCGAGGCGTTCATGCGCGCACCGGATCCGGGCGTGGAGCTGGCGCGGTTGTTTGCCTGA
- a CDS encoding CYTH domain-containing protein, producing the protein MPQEIELKLAVPDDALAPLAAWLDANGQPQGEATLLNVYLDTPARDLAQARAALRLRRKGAQWLQTLKTAGSSQGGLATRHEWETGIAGEAIELQTFPAEAQTVLAPLAGKLAPVFRTDFVRRTWIVTQDDARIEAALDTGTITAPASAVQERIQELELEWLDGDAAHATDALRAFAARLAAVAALLPSDLSKAARGYRLAGIAEGKAS; encoded by the coding sequence ATGCCCCAGGAAATCGAACTCAAGCTCGCCGTCCCCGACGACGCCCTCGCCCCACTGGCCGCATGGCTCGACGCCAACGGCCAGCCACAGGGTGAAGCCACCCTGCTCAACGTCTACCTCGACACACCGGCGCGCGACCTGGCCCAGGCCCGCGCCGCGCTGCGACTGCGCCGCAAGGGCGCGCAATGGCTGCAGACGCTGAAGACCGCCGGCAGCAGCCAGGGCGGACTGGCCACGCGCCATGAATGGGAAACCGGGATCGCCGGCGAGGCCATCGAGCTGCAGACCTTTCCCGCTGAAGCGCAAACCGTGCTCGCGCCACTGGCCGGCAAGCTGGCACCGGTGTTCCGCACCGACTTCGTCCGCCGCACCTGGATAGTCACGCAGGACGACGCGCGTATCGAAGCGGCGCTGGACACCGGCACCATCACCGCCCCGGCCAGCGCCGTGCAGGAACGCATCCAGGAACTCGAACTGGAATGGCTCGACGGCGACGCCGCGCACGCGACCGATGCCCTGCGCGCCTTCGCCGCTCGGCTTGCCGCCGTGGCCGCGCTGCTCCCTTCCGACCTCAGCAAAGCCGCGCGCGGCTACCGCCTGGCCGGAATCGCCGAAGGCAAGGCGTCATAA
- a CDS encoding uracil-DNA glycosylase — MQADLFAAEAPRASGEPSPAAGLQAQADALPAAWRALLAPCTTVPAWQELAAFVDGERAAGKPVFPHHVFHALHLTPPDAVKVVILGQDPYHGTGTVGGMELPQAHGLAFSVPEGIKVPPSLRNIFKEIAAEFGTDGTSSPTPPRTSGNLEGWARQGVLLLNTVLTVEQGQAASHARRGWEAVTDCLIHALAASRPNLVFMLWGSHAQAKKPLLGDGHRVLEAPHPSPLSAHRGFLGCGHFREANHWLEAHGRTPVDWTAA, encoded by the coding sequence ATGCAAGCTGATCTCTTCGCCGCCGAAGCGCCCCGCGCGTCCGGCGAGCCATCCCCCGCTGCCGGCCTGCAGGCCCAGGCCGATGCCCTCCCCGCCGCCTGGCGAGCGCTGCTGGCGCCCTGCACCACCGTGCCGGCCTGGCAGGAGCTGGCTGCCTTTGTCGACGGCGAACGCGCCGCCGGCAAGCCGGTGTTCCCGCACCACGTCTTCCATGCGCTGCACCTGACTCCGCCCGACGCGGTCAAGGTGGTGATCCTGGGCCAGGACCCGTATCACGGCACCGGCACGGTCGGCGGCATGGAGTTGCCGCAGGCGCATGGGCTGGCTTTCTCGGTGCCGGAAGGCATCAAGGTGCCGCCGAGCCTGCGCAACATCTTCAAGGAAATCGCCGCCGAGTTCGGCACGGATGGCACCTCTTCGCCCACCCCGCCGCGCACCTCGGGCAACCTGGAAGGCTGGGCGCGCCAGGGCGTGCTGCTGCTCAACACCGTGCTGACGGTCGAGCAGGGCCAGGCCGCAAGCCACGCGCGCCGCGGCTGGGAAGCGGTCACCGACTGCCTGATCCACGCGCTGGCGGCGAGCCGCCCGAACCTGGTGTTCATGCTGTGGGGCAGCCACGCCCAGGCCAAGAAGCCGCTGCTGGGCGACGGCCACCGCGTGCTGGAAGCGCCGCATCCCTCGCCGCTGTCGGCGCATCGCGGCTTCCTGGGCTGCGGCCACTTTCGCGAGGCCAACCACTGGCTGGAAGCGCACGGCCGCACCCCGGTCGACTGGACCGCCGCCTGA
- a CDS encoding acylphosphatase, with protein sequence MKKATWRLVAHGRVQGVGYRAACADAADELGLGGWVRNRVDGTVEVMAHGTVKQLEALQAWMETGPPAAQVTFVDVGPGEGEFAGFEFRPTV encoded by the coding sequence ATGAAGAAAGCAACCTGGCGCCTGGTCGCGCATGGGCGCGTGCAGGGCGTGGGCTATCGCGCCGCCTGCGCCGACGCGGCGGACGAACTCGGGCTGGGCGGCTGGGTGCGCAACCGGGTCGACGGCACCGTCGAGGTGATGGCGCACGGCACGGTCAAGCAGCTGGAAGCGCTGCAGGCGTGGATGGAAACGGGCCCGCCGGCGGCGCAAGTGACGTTTGTCGACGTCGGGCCCGGGGAAGGGGAGTTTGCCGGCTTCGAGTTCCGGCCGACGGTCTAG
- a CDS encoding ABC transporter permease, with protein MMPPANRRADPPAPGFDSQLLRAPPNRFDLALLPIILAVIVMVAFAAQQMNAPFHPDRQLAVHLDVAYLPYYLMRTSIRMLAALAASLLFSLAFAALASKSRTAEKVLVPALDILQSIPVLGFLSITVTGFIALFPGNIAGVECAAIFAIFTSQAWNMAFSLYQSFRTIPGDLLEAAAMFRLSPWQRFWRLEVPFAMPGLLWNMMMSMSGGWFFVVAAEAISVSGHDIRLPGIGSYIALAIQQQDLAAIGWAILAMLVGILLYDQLLFRPLVAWADRFRFETLAQDKLPQSWLLDLLRRSAWVGALLAQAAALASRTLAWGARGRSHAPAQPADPRRAQWWGRARDALIVLVALAALVRIGYFVHSEVGWAEVAHVLWLGTITMVRVVVLIALAALVWVPIGIRIGLNPDLARVAQPVAQFLAAFPANLMFPLAVMLIARFGLNPEIWLSPLLIFGTQWYILFNVVAGASGIPTELKLAARNFGLRGWLLWKRFLIPAVFPSLLTGLVTAAGGSWNASIVSEYVTWGDRTIVATGLGSYIAETTARGDFPRIALGIGVMALFVVGFNRLLWNRLYQLAQERTRL; from the coding sequence ATGATGCCACCCGCCAACCGCCGCGCGGACCCGCCCGCGCCTGGCTTCGACAGCCAGCTGCTGCGCGCGCCGCCCAACCGCTTCGACCTGGCACTGCTGCCGATCATCCTGGCCGTGATCGTGATGGTCGCGTTCGCCGCGCAGCAGATGAATGCCCCGTTCCACCCCGACCGGCAACTGGCGGTGCACCTGGACGTGGCCTACCTGCCGTACTACCTGATGCGCACCAGCATCCGCATGCTGGCGGCGCTGGCGGCGTCGCTGCTGTTCTCGCTGGCGTTCGCCGCGCTGGCGTCGAAGAGCCGCACCGCCGAGAAGGTACTGGTGCCGGCGCTGGATATCCTGCAGTCGATCCCGGTGCTGGGCTTCCTGTCGATCACGGTGACGGGCTTTATCGCACTGTTCCCCGGCAATATCGCCGGCGTGGAATGCGCGGCGATCTTCGCCATCTTCACCTCGCAGGCGTGGAACATGGCGTTCAGCCTGTACCAGTCGTTCCGCACCATCCCGGGCGACCTGCTGGAGGCCGCTGCCATGTTCCGGCTCTCGCCATGGCAGCGTTTCTGGCGGCTGGAAGTGCCGTTCGCGATGCCGGGCCTGCTGTGGAACATGATGATGTCGATGTCGGGCGGCTGGTTCTTCGTGGTCGCGGCCGAGGCGATCTCGGTGTCGGGCCACGATATCCGCCTGCCCGGTATCGGCTCCTATATCGCGCTGGCGATCCAGCAGCAGGACCTGGCCGCGATCGGCTGGGCGATCCTGGCCATGCTGGTCGGCATCCTGCTGTACGACCAGCTGCTGTTCCGCCCGCTGGTAGCCTGGGCCGACCGCTTCCGCTTCGAAACGCTGGCGCAGGACAAGCTGCCGCAGTCATGGCTGCTGGACCTGCTGCGGCGCTCGGCGTGGGTCGGCGCACTGCTGGCGCAGGCCGCGGCGCTGGCCTCGCGCACGCTGGCGTGGGGCGCGCGCGGGCGCTCACATGCCCCCGCACAGCCTGCCGATCCGCGCCGCGCGCAGTGGTGGGGACGCGCGCGTGACGCGCTGATCGTGCTGGTGGCGCTGGCGGCGCTGGTGCGCATCGGCTATTTCGTCCACAGCGAAGTCGGCTGGGCCGAAGTGGCGCACGTGCTGTGGCTGGGCACTATCACCATGGTGCGCGTGGTGGTGCTGATCGCGCTGGCGGCGCTGGTGTGGGTGCCGATCGGCATCCGCATCGGCCTGAACCCCGACCTCGCGCGAGTCGCGCAGCCGGTGGCGCAGTTCCTGGCCGCGTTTCCGGCCAACCTGATGTTCCCGCTGGCGGTGATGCTGATTGCGCGCTTCGGGCTGAACCCCGAGATCTGGCTGAGCCCGCTGCTGATCTTCGGCACGCAGTGGTACATCCTGTTCAACGTGGTGGCTGGCGCTTCAGGCATCCCCACCGAGCTGAAGCTGGCGGCACGCAACTTCGGGCTGCGCGGCTGGCTGTTGTGGAAGCGCTTCCTGATCCCGGCGGTATTCCCCAGCCTGCTGACCGGGCTGGTCACTGCCGCCGGCGGCTCGTGGAATGCCAGCATCGTGTCCGAGTACGTGACCTGGGGCGACCGCACCATCGTCGCCACCGGGCTCGGCAGCTATATCGCCGAGACCACCGCGCGCGGCGACTTCCCGCGCATCGCGCTGGGCAT